CTGCTCAAGCAGATGTTGCATTGCTTGTGAGTAGACGTTCCTGGTACAAAGTGAAACTTCGTCCCAGTTACTGACCATACTTCGGTGACAGGTGCTGTCTGCCAGAAAAGGAGAGTTCGAGACTGGTTTCGAGCGAGAGGGTCAGACGAGAGAGCACGCCATGTTGATCAAGAACAACGGTATCAACAAGCTTATCGTAGTTGTCaacaagatggacgattCTACTGTCCAATGGGACAAGGGAAGGTGAGCAGTTTTTGTCACAGTTGATGTCGATCGCGAAAGCTTACAGCGTCTACGATTCAGATACGACGAGATCTGCACAAAAATCACTCCATTCCTTAAAGCTGTCGGCTTCAACCCCAAGACCGATATCACTTTCATCCCGGTCTCTGCGCAAATCGGCGAGAACATGAAGGATAGGGTGGACAAGAAGATTGCTCCATGGtatgagtgagtgacattGCTGATAAATGATACACTTCGAGTGCCTGCGAGAAGCGAGCTAATAATTCTTCACCATGCTGTAGCGGTCCAGCACTCCTCGAGTACCTCGACAGCATGCAGATCATGGACCGAGACATCGATGCTCCTTTCATGCTTCCCGTTTCCGAAAAATACAACGAGATGGGTACCATGATCATGGGCAAGATCGAGTCCGGtcgagtgaagaagggtgacAAATTGCTCATGATGCCTAACAAGGTAAGCAGGAAGCGAACACCCCGCTTCTGAATGCGATACTGATCGAGCTCTCTGTCAGTCCACTGTCGAAGTCGCTGGTATCTACTCTGAACAAACcgacgagctcgagcagGCCTTCTGCGGTGACAATATCAGGATTCGATTATCCGGTTTGTCTGACAAAGACATCACTCCCGGTTACGTTCTCACCTCCGTCAAGAAGCCTGTCCACGCTGTCACCCAATTCAGAGCGGATCTGAGTATCGTAGAAGCCAAGAACATCATCACATCGGGTTACACCTGTGTTTTACACGTTCATACACTGGCAGAGGAAGTCACGATCACTGTAAGTGACAAAGCTGACGATTGTGGCGGTTTTGAGACATCCGTGATCATTATCGTGTCGACTGCTGACacaccttccttcttcagaaACTTTTACACTATTACGATAGGAAGACTAAGCGGAAATCAAAGAAGGCACCGACTCACGCAAAACAGGGGATGCTTGTGTCCTGCCTGATCGAAACAGCAGCTCCGATCTGTATCGAGAGTTGGAAGGATTACAAGATGTTGGGTCGATTTACCCTtcgagatgaaggtgagttcagcGTCTCACTCCCCATTAATCAACGCTAATCCCTGGTGTCACACTACAGGTAAAACAGTGGCAATCGGTAAAGTGACCAAACTGATTGAAAGCAACGAAGACCTACCCGATGTCGGGTCATTGAATGTTACCGCGTAAGGTGTCGGATGAAGAACGCCGAGATGATCGCCGCGAATTAGCGTCAAGCCTTTGGTAGTAAGCTGTTGGCTTAGCATTGGGCATGTGATCATGGGATGTAGCGATGTAGAGAGGCATATGGGTCTGTGTTGCTTGCGTCTTCAAGCACATGCATGGTATGATCTTGTAGGGCGGTGAGTGCAGAGGAGACGCTTGCCGGGTGATGCGATAAATGAGAGGTGCCACAAACGCGTTGACGCGTTTCCCCGCTGAAATGGGAACATGCAAAGACGCGTCCTACCACGAGATTGATTACCAGCCACTCCTCTTACTCCTGAACATCTCATTTATATTCCTCACTACCTGATACTGCTTCCTCGCCATACATATTCCTCTCTCTGGACGCAGCTCCTACGCACGTCACTTGACAAAGCCTCGATAGTCGATAATCGTTGAGACCAGACGCGACTCCCTTGCTCCTTCCTGAGAGGTCATATAATCAGTCAACATGGCCGCTGTCGCTAGCACCAACGTCGGTGTGCTGCCCGTCGCGAGTATTCAGGTGGGTCTGTGCCGTTACACTTGACACTTGATCAAAGTCCTGGCTGATATCTATGAGTTGTTAGATTAACTATGACGAAGAACTTGGTTCGTGATCGTTCTGCACCTTGTTCATCTGCAGCTTGGGCATGACCTCTTCGACAGAAGAAAATACTGATCATCGAATCATCGACCGTTGCATTTTACAGAAAAGATCGAAGAATTCCTAACCACCTACGTGCCGCAAGCACGACCGAACCGTCGCACTCTTCCcgcagatgatgatgaagaggcagaagatgaggatgatgaagaggaagatgaagatctggCGGACGGTCTGTCAGAATTGGATATGCGGGGCGGGGggcgggagagggagaaggcaAAGTATATGAAGGCGTTGAGAAGGGTTGCGAATAGACAGACGGCCGAGGTCGTCGTGGATCTGGCGGATTtgagaaaggtgagtcatcaGTGGACCAGTAGGTGATGTGAGAGCTCCTTGGGGCTGGCTGTTCGAAGTAGGCGAAAACAACGGACAATGCATAGAGAGTTTGCCGGCTGACCCACCCATAGTTCAGCAACGATCAAACGCTCCTTCACAACATCACTCGAAACACACGACGATACATTCAGCTGTTCTGCGAGGTGATTGACAAGATCATGCCAGAGCCGGATCACGAGCTGGATTTCACTTCCGATGTCCTGGACCTCATTATGCAGcagcgaagagagatgaaTGAGCAGATTGCAGCAGGAGAGCGCGGAGATGATGGCGGGATGTTCCCTCCTGAGCTCATGAGAAGATAGTGAGTGTGCCCAAGTCGAGTCTTCCGTGGAGATCTGCATGActgatgtcgatgatacACGGTAGCAACATCTACTTCCGCCCGCCACGAAATAACGAGGTTCTGGCTGTTCGAGCTGTCCGGGGCGCCCATCTCGGTAAACTCATCACTGTACGAGGAATCGTCACCCGTGTCTCTGAGGTTAAgcctcttctgcttgtcAACGCCTACACTTGCGACTCATGTGGTAACGAGATCTTCCAAGAGATCGCTCAGAAGGCTTTCACACCCCTCACAGTCTGTCCCAGCAAGGAATGCCAGCAGAACCAAACTACCGGTCAGCTTCACATGCAGACTCGGGCGAGTCGATTCCGACCTTTCCAGGAGGTCAAGATCCAGGAGATGGCCGATCAAGTCCCCGTCGGACATATCCCTCGATCCATGACGGTCCACCTCTACGGTACGCTTGCAAGATCAGTGAACCCAGGAGATGTAGTCCACGTTGGAGGTATCTTCCTTCCTACACCGTACACCGGTTTCCGAGCGATCCGAGCAGGTCTCCTGCAAGATACCTTCCTTGAAGCGATGCATGTCCACCAGCTCAAGAAGCAATATCACGCAATGGAGCTAACCCccgagatcgaggagtCCGTCGAAGAAATGAAGGAGGATGCCAACCTCTATTCGAGATTGGCAAACTCGATCGCACCTGAGATCTACGGCCACGAGGATGTCAAAAAAGCACTTCTGCTCTTGTTGGTCGGAGGCGTCACAAAGACTGTCGGCGACGGAATGAAGATCCGAGGTGATATCAACATTTGTTTGATGGGTGACCCCGGTGTGGCTAAATCTCAATTGCTCAAGTACATTACAAAGGTTGCCCCACGAGGAGTGTACACTACTGGTCGAGGTTCTTCTGGCGTCGGTCTGACAGCTGCCGTTATGAGAGATCCCGTCACCGACGAGATGGTGTTGGGTGAGTAGCAGAGACGAGCCAGCAATGGTGCAGTACTGAtgctgatctcgatctgcaGAGGGTGGTGCTTTGGTGCTCGCCGACAACGGTATCTGCTGTATCGATGAATtcgacaagatggacgaatCTGATCGAACAGCAATCCACGAGGTGATGGAACAGCAGACCATTTCTATCTCCAAGGCTGGTATCACCACAACTCTCAACGCGCGAACTTCGATCCTCGCTGCTGCCAATCCTCTTTACGGTCGATACAACCCCAAAGTCTCACCTGTCGAAAACATCAACCTGCCCGCcgctcttctttctcgattcgacgtcatcttcctcattctAGACACACCTGCTcgagaggacgacgagagacTCGCTCAACACGTCACCTATGTTCACATGCACAACACCCATCCTCAATTAGACTTTGAACCCATTGAACCCACGCTTATGCGACATTACATTGCTGCCTGTCGACGCGTTCGACCGATTGTTCCTCCCCAAATGTCCGAATACATCGTCTCAAGCTATGTCCAAATGCGAAAACAacagaaggaagatgaagcagaagacAAGTCCTACTCATACGTCTCTGCTCGTACTCTGCTAGCGGTCTTACGTCTCTCCCAAGCTCTGGCGAGACTGCGAATGGACAATGTGGTAGGACAAGGGGATGTCGATGAAGCCCTGAGATTGATGGATGTCTCGAAAGCGAGTCTGTATGAACATGCCGCGAACAGAGGACACGGCGAGGATCAGACGGACACTTCGAAGATCTTCAGAATCATCAAAGACATGGCACAGAGATCCGCGagagatatcgaagaatatgaagatgacgaggaggagatggaggaattGGGTATGGTCGATGTCAGAAATAGGGTCTTGGCGAAAGGGTTCACAGAAACTCAATTAATGGATACCATtcttgaggtgagtccatcCTCCGTCTGTCTTGAATTAGGTCCAGGTGGTCAGAGACAGAAGCATGACTGATTGTGTAAAATTTCTCTCGAATAGTATGAGAATATGGGTGTTTTGGTCAGGACAGCAAACGCTACGAGATTACGATTCGTGGCTCCAGACGAATACtagagaaggggaagatgtgCTGTGCGGTGCGTCACGGGAGGGTTCAGGATGCCAGGCTATATACCATtcttttctcctttttTTTTGTACATGGGAAGCGCGATTGTGTCATGCATGCAACGAAGATTGGGTTGTGATGAGTGAATGAGAAACCGAAATATCTATCTACCTGATATGAGTGGAACATAGCCGAGTAAGAAGGGATTGGCAAAGGGGTTCGGGGATATACAACGTGTGGAGATGACTTCCTGGAGAAAGTACACATTTTGATTGATAAAGAAGTTGGAAGATCTAGCTTTTTATCTAATCCTCTGCTACTTGATTGCGTACACTCATACATGCAACACATTCAACTTGGCTCCACTCACACATCCTAGCCAATCTCCTTTTTCTGAGAAAGCAAGGTTGTTCACTTCGGATTCGGCCGTCCATCCACTGACCGGTAAGATGTCGGGCGCTTGAGCGGGGGAGGGTGTGCGTGCGCCGTGTGAGCTAGGTGTGATGGGTGGGGATAGGACGTTGTTGGGTGATTTGGTAGTTGATGGTTGGGTGGATGGTGGCCTGGTTTCGGGGAGGGGTGAAGTGAGATCGTATAGTAAGACTTGGGAATCGTCTCCTGCGATCCAGATAGATCAGCAATCAATGAAACGTGATACCCAAGACGTAGAGGACGTCATGAATGAGTGATTGCATTCGTGTATGAGGGCCAAATCCACGGGATGGACGTCGGAAGGGAGGGGCGAATCAACTCACCACAACTGGCTATCCATCCACCGCCCGTCACATCGCTGCGCGAGCTCGTCCCTGGCGATCCCCAAGCGATCCCGCCCAATGGAGCCTGATGTCCCACCAGCTCTGCCACCGGTTGACCAGGAGATCGCATGTCCAGAATCATGATCTTGGAATCGTCGAGACCGAAACATGCCATCATGTGTCTGTTGCGGCGAAGGAAAATAATGTCAGTCTTCTTATCcgtttcctttcctcctctctcttgactccctcttcaccgaCCATCTATCGAATGGCTTGATCACGCAAGAAGAAAGACCCAAACCCCACTCACTGCTCTTTGTTGCTGAAAGCTATTCGAGCGAGAGGCGTGTCTTTTGACGATTCATAAAGGATAGTGGAATGTTCTAATTGTCGGAGGTCGAAAGCTCGTAAGGATCCATCGGCACCAACTGAGACAAAGATGTCGGATGAGTCGGGCAGCCATGACCTGTGCAAGGAGTAGTATTCAGCTTGTCACATCGAAACATGCCGAAGCGTATCAGCGGTAAAAGGTgcgaggatggtgagtggagacAAGAGTAAAGCCCACAGATCATACACGGCCCGATCATGCGCAATGAGCTGCGTGAGAGCTTGGGAAGTGTTGATATCCCACAGAGTCGCAGTGGTATCTATAGAGCAGGTGACGATGGAATTTGGTGATTTTGGATTCCAGCTGAAAGAAGTAACGGGAGGTAGACTTGTGTGTGGTGTTTTGCTCTGCTCCGAATCACCATCCCGTATTAGCCTTGATTACACCTTGTCTGCCAAGTCGCGAAGCTCACATTACTCAGCATACTTCTGCTCTTGAGCGAGTACGAGTAccctccatcacctccatTCTCTGACGACCACCCGTTCTGACCATTTCCTGCCCCTACATAACCACCAGACTCGTGCCCCCATTCTTTAGTGACTTCATATATTCTCAAAGCATCTCCTGAAGTAGCTATCAAttcacctctcccacctTCCTCGTACGAAGCAGACATCGCCATCGACTCGCGAGGTTCCCAACCGACTTTCGTGGCGGGGAAATTCATGTTGATGGAAGCGATCTGTCCGAAACCAGATTGGCCGGAACccgaagcagaagatgatcctcctccgccaccatTTTGTGTTTGAGGGTAATATGAGCTTTGAGTGCGGTGCttgtgatggtggtggtggtggtggtggtgactTTGTATAGAGTCTGGCGACGcaaggtcgacgaggaggagcttGTTGGTAGGACCGGTGAGAAGCGTAGTAAGGGCTACTCGGAAAGGATGATTAGGAGAATGGGAAAATGCGATGCCGTATAGTGGGTCTGAACGCAAGGGGGAGAATTAGCAGGACTAGCAAGTCGTTGGACAGATGCTACAGCTCACAATTTGACTCATACTCGAGGAGTCGCGGGAGTGACATCTTCAGCAGCCAAGAGCCTGTGCAGACGAAGGAAGAGTTCGAGCAACGTCAGGTGTAGAAGGACTGTCTATTGACtatccctcttctcttgagACATGCAGCTAACAAGTGAGGATGAACGCTATGGGTGTTAAGAGTGGAAGGAATGATGGAAATCGCTCGCAGCGACGGTCACCACACTACTAACGCGTAACAACGTACCGACGAGATGTCGAAACCACGTGACAGGGCGTCTCTCATTCAATCAGTCATTGTGCagtcgaagatgatgcaTGACATTCTGCCTTGTGATGTCCATTGGATGACAATCGTGCGCACCAGCATACAGTGAGAACATACTATCGAGTCGTTTTCGCTTCAGTGATCGCTGCTTAGTCAATGGGAACGATGAAGCTCCTTTGAGGGACATCCTATCACGGAATATACAATGGTGTTACATCTCTCATGATCAGGTCGTAAAGCACCTCTCAACTCCGATGCTACTCCAATTTCTCCAAATAATCCAGTCTGTCCAGGACTACCTGCTTGCTCGTCTCCTCTATTTCTCCAGCCAAGAACACCTCGTCGAGAATGGCGTAGACCTAACAGGTTATGGAAGgtgatgtcagcttcttATCGTGTATATTCTCCGTAAAAGAGGAGAGACCCACTTTGTAAAATGAGAAAACCAAGTCGAGCTCGCAAACGTTCTGGAAGAAAGCATCTGTGGTAATCTTTTCATCAGAATCGCTTCCAAACCGTCGTATGGTGACCTGTCAGAGTCACCTACCTAGCACTTCCACGAAGAGATGAATGGCCTCGAGATACGCCAGTTCATTATCGTTCGAATCGACACAGACACAGAAGAAAAGACCAGCATAACGACGGTAGACGATCTTGTCGTTTCGGAACTGGGCACAGGTGGAGTCATCAGCCTGTTAGATGGGGATGAGACAAGCAGAAAGGACTGACCTCGACAAAGTTGGATTGATATTTTTGATCTCGAGGGGCGATCAGTCGGTGGACTTCACCTCGTAATCTGACCTGAAATCCATCATGAAACAAAGATGTCAGCGCGTGAGAGGGCGTGCGAGGAATGGGATTGTCTGTTTCTAGACAAAGGTCATGCTTGGACACGgaccttctcatcgtcatcgtaAGGGTGATACCATTTCGACAATCTCGTTTTTCCTTGCCGATTCTGCGCATCTTGTGAGCAACAGGACCTGTAATGGGTATATCGTAACAGCCAGCAACGTACTTGTACGAGAATGAACTTGATCATTGCTGAAGATGAAAAGGCGCTCGAGGACGAAAGAGCGGTGACGAAGTCGAAGTGACGCGATTATCAGACAGAGCTATGCTGTCTCACCGAAGAATCCTCTGCGCAGAATCACTTGGGACAGGGGTCCAATATACTCCTTAGAGGTATGCTTTGATGGTGGCCAGTTGGCCAGGTGTGTTTGGCTGTTGATGTAAGTCGGATAGGCTGGAATGAATAACAAAAGGGAGCTTTGAAAGATGAATGACTGATGTTGTCGCCGCTGGTCGCTGGTTGTTGTCGTGCCTGGAATCAacgatccttctccaccataTGGGTCAATAACATTGCAATCATTACATCTTGCACATCTCAACCTTCACGTCTCCTCCGTTTGGCACCATGCCGACCGCTCAATATGGTCACCTAGCCGACGATATCCCGCTTGATCACCGGGATTTACCTGAGCAATCTCGCAGATCGGTTGACGTGTCTTCAGACGGAGGTGGCTCATCTGTCGTTTACAAGGATGTTCTAGATGTCGAGCCTTTTCAGGATGAGAAAGGAGATAGGTTCAGAGATGATCCAAGACTAGAGGCagaggatggtgatggtgatgaacAAGGATATGCGGTCGAACCCAGACGAGTGAGTATCAACTCCTTTTCGCATCTGGCAGACAGAAGATAGCTCATGTCATATTGTTAGCTACGACCAAGGCAGAAATCCCGCAAGATACTGGCCGTGCTTATTACCATTGTCGCTTTCGCTGCTGTCATCGGTGGTCTTGCAGCGACAGGCTACTCTGCCCCTTCGTACTATGCTAAGAGCGGTACCAAGAGGATAACCATGGATCATATATTCAATGGGACTTTCAACGCCTACTCCAAACAGCTCGACTGGGTCAAAGAAGGTATGTCTCCACGCCTATGAATAGTCATACTCTCATGATGGTAGGATGGCTGCTCATGCCGATTGTTCCTTCACAGCCCCAGACGGTACTTTCTCGCATGTCAGCAAAGAGGGCAACATCGTGCTCAACACTGTCCAGAACATGACTCTCGACACTGTTCTTGTGGACTCATCCCACGTCCAAGATGGTAACGGCAACAAGCTTCAGTGGCAGTCATGGGCCCTGTCCGCTGATATGGAGTATGTTCTATTCAAGACTAATCATATCAAGCAATGGCGACATTCTTCATTCGGGAACTATTGGGTGTATCGACGATCAGATTCAGTCACCTTCCCCGTCATCGCTCCGACGAACCCACCGACAATAACACATTGTACTTGGGCACCTGTTGGCCATGCTCTGTCCTTTGTTAGCAAGAATGATATTTATGTCATCCCAGAATCCGAGATGGCTTCGACGGAACCGAGACCCGTTCGAGTTACGGACGACGGAAGCGAGGTCCTATTCAATGGTGTTCCGGATTGGGTCtacgaggaagaggtttTCGAAACTGATTCAGCCCTTTGGTGGAGTCCTGATGCGTCGACAATCGCTTATCTCAGAAGCGACGAGAGTGCCGTCAAGGATTTCAAGCTCCAATACTTTAATCCTTCCGGTGACGCTTTCGAAGCCCACCAGTATCCCTCGGAGCTAGATATGAAGTAAGTCTGTCTCTACATATCCTTGAAAGCATCTTTCCACTGACAGGAACACTTTCAGGTATCCCAAACCTGGCACGCCAAATCCAATCGTTTCGGTCCATACCTATACACTGTCAACTCGTTCCAGAGCGCAGCTGGCttgggagggagagatgcCCTTGGATGACCGCATCATCACCGAAGTTGAATGGGTTGCGGATGACGCTCTGCTCGTCAAGGAAATAGATCGAGCTGCAAGAAAGGGCAATGTCGTACTCTTTCAAGGGAGCAAGAGTCGAGGAGACATTGTCCGTATCTTGGGCAAAGAcggcgaggagggagacgaTGGTTGGATCGATCATGTACGTCGTCCTTTGGCTTTGCACGGGAGTTTAGGTTAAGGCTGATCATGCTATATAGGGACAAAATGTCATTCCGGTGAAAGGGCCTATGGCAGGATATCTTGACATCGTTCCCAACGAGGGATTCAATCACATCGCATTCTTCAGTCCATATAACGCCAGTAAACCCATTTGGATCACCTCAGGAGAATGGGAAGTGACCCAAATCTCTGCCGTTGACACACGGAATGGTTCCATGTGAGCAAACCGAGGTATTTACGATTCTTGACGATGACTGGGACTGACACATTAATCAGCTATTTCATGGCTGCGACTCCCTCGATTGACCGACATCTTTACTCGGCTTCCCTACCCACTTCGGTTGAGCTAGAGTATGAGCAGAAGCTTACCTCTCTCACCGCTACCGAACGATCTCCCTCTGGATACTATGAGACTTCATTCTCCCCGGATGCTGGCTATTTTGTGTTGAGTTACAAAGGTCCGGAAGTACCTTGGCAAAGGCTGGTGGCTGTCAACGATGAGCGTGAGTCACATTGCCTCCTGCTCTTGCCTATTGGACTGACATCTAGATTGTGTAGAGGTTGATGTCCTGCTCGAGGGAAACGGTCAGCTGAATCAGACTTTGGCTGAGTTCGTCAGACCAATAATCTCGAGAACGACCATTGACAGTGATGGATATGGTGCGTAATCTGAAAGATCTCAGATGATGCAAGTTGACGTACTCTTCTCAGAGCTCAACATGCTGGAGATGTTACCGCCTAATATGGATACCACCGGTAGGAAGAAGTACCCTGTTTTGATCCGGGTGTCAGTGACCATCTCCGCCTCGTCTTAAAGGCCCATTAACTAAAAAGCCTACTCTGTACAGGTATGGGGGACCCGGCTCCCAAATGGTTCACAATCGTTTCGAAAGAGATTGGCACACGTACCTCGTCACATCGCAGCGATACATCGTGATTATGCTGGACGGAAGAGGGACTGGATTTAGAGGACGAGCATTGAGAAACCCCGTCAGAGATGATCTGGGCCattgggaggtggtggatcaGATTGCAGCTGCCAaagagatggtgaagaggggTTATGTGGATCGATCGAGGATCGGGATCTGGggttgggtgagtgggccTGTCAATGAAACGACCACACGCTGGATCACGCTGATAGGATGCCATAGAGCTATGGAGGATACATGACATGTAAGACGCTAGAAGCGGACTCTGGCATCTTCACACTAGGCAGTGAGTCATGCTTGCCTTCTGCGATGACTGGGGTCCATAGCTGAGCTTGATATCCTCTTCCTACAGTGGCTGTAGCACCAGGTAAGTGCAATCACTAGATCTTGTCTCCCAACGGCGCCCTTGGTCATCTCCGTATATCGAGGCTGATCCCCTTACTTGACTATTGCAGTGACGAACTGGCTTTTCTACGATTCCATCTACACAGAGCGATACATGTCGACTCCCACTGCGAATGGCCAAGGATACCTCACATCGGCAGTGAACAACGTCACGTCGTTCTCGGGTGACAAGGTCGATTTCATCTGGGCTCACGGGAGTGGAGACGATAATGTCCATTATGCCAATTCGGCGAGTCTGCTAGACAAGTTGACTCAAAGACATgtgagaggatggagattTAGGATGTTTACAGATTCGTGAGTCGGATTCAATTCGTTCAAATCAAAGTTCGGATGGTACTATACGATGGACATTGACTGATTTTACTGATGATTATTTACGTTGGGGGCCGGTAGGAACCACTCGATGGATAAGAGAGAAGCGTTCAGAGAAGTGTATGAGTGGATGACAGCTTTCCTCGATGAGAAATGGGGGAAGGGTGGTACGATCCATCATTGAGGACAGCGGCATTTAAGGGTTCTTTCCTGGTCTGTACTACTTCGAGAGGGATGCAAGGTGACCATACAGTAGTATCGATTCAAGCTGCGCTGTACGGGTACTCCAGTGCATGAGCGCACTGCTCATCGCCAATTGATCACACCCTCATGTCCAGCAACCTTGCTTGCGCATTCGTACAGTAGCAATCCATGGATCATGGAGGCGAGCACTGTAGTAACGATACAAGATTCAATCCTGCATACTTTCACACAAGGACCGATAACATATGGCTACTGTAACTGAAATGGCCATGACAACCGACACGTCGTACGTACAGTTTCATCCTAATCTATACCGGCGAATATATCGGTTCTACCGTACTATCTAATGGGATAGCCTCATACTCCGCAATGGGTACTCGATCACTGACACTCCGCAAACTCAGTCTCCTCAACAGTGGCAGGGTACTACCTCGTCTCTCTACAGCTTTCCCAAATTGGACCAGACTCTTCATACCCTCTGAGAAGgtctccttcgtctctgAAATCAGGGACGAGAGACCTCGTCTGACCCCGCTGATCTCGTAGATCCCTCCAGGAGGTATAGATGATTTAGGTCGTCTCCACCACTGCAACAAAGGAAAGTTAGTTTTCCGTTTCATAAATTCGACACAAGCCTTAGAAGACTCACTTTCAAGGTCAGACTAGACGCCACGACTGATACACTGCTAAAGGCCATCGCTGCCGCAGCCATCATGGGATGTAGATGAATGTTCCAAGGAAGGAATACCCCCATGGCCAGAGGAATCATCAATACGTTGTAACAGCACGCCCAAAGGAGATTCGCCTTGATCTTCCGGAATATGGTCTGACCCAAGTCGAGAGCCGCTACGACGTCCAAAAGGTCCGAACGCATGAGTACGACATCAGCCGCTTCGATTGCG
The Kwoniella newhampshirensis strain CBS 13917 chromosome 10 map unlocalized Ctg14, whole genome shotgun sequence genome window above contains:
- a CDS encoding DNA replication licensing factor MCM7, whose protein sequence is MAAVASTNVGVLPVASIQINYDEELEKIEEFLTTYVPQARPNRRTLPADDDEEAEDEDDEEEDEDLADGLSELDMRGGGREREKAKYMKALRRVANRQTAEVVVDLADLRKFSNDQTLLHNITRNTRRYIQLFCEVIDKIMPEPDHELDFTSDVLDLIMQQRREMNEQIAAGERGDDGGMFPPELMRRYNIYFRPPRNNEVLAVRAVRGAHLGKLITVRGIVTRVSEVKPLLLVNAYTCDSCGNEIFQEIAQKAFTPLTVCPSKECQQNQTTGQLHMQTRASRFRPFQEVKIQEMADQVPVGHIPRSMTVHLYGTLARSVNPGDVVHVGGIFLPTPYTGFRAIRAGLLQDTFLEAMHVHQLKKQYHAMELTPEIEESVEEMKEDANLYSRLANSIAPEIYGHEDVKKALLLLLVGGVTKTVGDGMKIRGDINICLMGDPGVAKSQLLKYITKVAPRGVYTTGRGSSGVGLTAAVMRDPVTDEMVLEGGALVLADNGICCIDEFDKMDESDRTAIHEVMEQQTISISKAGITTTLNARTSILAAANPLYGRYNPKVSPVENINLPAALLSRFDVIFLILDTPAREDDERLAQHVTYVHMHNTHPQLDFEPIEPTLMRHYIAACRRVRPIVPPQMSEYIVSSYVQMRKQQKEDEAEDKSYSYVSARTLLAVLRLSQALARLRMDNVVGQGDVDEALRLMDVSKASLYEHAANRGHGEDQTDTSKIFRIIKDMAQRSARDIEEYEDDEEEMEELGMVDVRNRVLAKGFTETQLMDTILEYENMGVLVRTANATRLRFVAPDEY
- a CDS encoding AP-2 complex subunit sigma — its product is MIKFILVQNRQGKTRLSKWYHPYDDDEKVRLRGEVHRLIAPRDQKYQSNFVEFRNDKIVYRRYAGLFFCVCVDSNDNELAYLEAIHLFVEVLDAFFQNVCELDLVFSFYKVYAILDEVFLAGEIEETSKQVVLDRLDYLEKLE